In Mycobacterium branderi, the DNA window GTCGATCAACCCCAGCTCGTCCATGATCCGCAGTGTCGTCGGATGCACGGTGTCGCCGCGGAAGTCGCGCAGGAAGTCGTTGTGCTTTTCCAAAACAACAACCTGAATGCCCGCGCGGGCGAGCAGTAGAGCGTGAACCAGACCGGCGGGGCCACCACCGGCCACACAGACCTGGGTCTGGAGGATTCGCGTCATGGCCCGACAGTACTCGCGGGTGCGCTCACTCGAACGGCACCGGCGGCATCTTCACCACCTGCGCCGCATAGCTCAGACCCGCGCCGTAGCCCAGCAGCAACGCCAAGTCGCCGGGCTTGGCCGCGCCGGTCGACAGCAGCTCGTCCATGGCTAACGGAACCGAGGCGGCAGAGGTGTTGCCGGTGTGCACAATGTCGTTGGCCACCACCACATGTGGCGCCAGTTTGAGGTTCTTGGCCAAGAGCTCGTTGATCCGGCTGTTGGCCTGATGCGGCACAAACACCTTCAATTCGTCGGTGCTCACCTTCGCCGCCTCCAGCGCTCGCTGGCAGACCTTCGTCATTTCGAAAGCGGCCCAACGGAATACGGCAGTGCCCTCCATCCGCAGGAATGGGCGTGCACCAGAAGGGTTTTCGGTGTAGTCGATCCAATCGATGTCTTGACGTACCGCCTGGCTTTGCCGGCCGTCACTGCCCCACACAGTCGGTCCGATGCCCTGGTCGGGTGTTTCGCCGACGACGACCGCCCCTGCGCCGTCGGCAAAGATGAAGCAGTTGCCGCGGTCGTGCATGTCCAGCGTCGGGGACAGTTTCTCCGAACCGATCACAAGCACCTTTGCGGCGCTTCCGGCCCGCACCATGTCGGCCGCGACGCCGAGTGCATACCCGAAGCCGGCACAGCCGACACTGATATCGAATGCCGGAACCCCGTGAGCGCCCACTGTCGATGCCACCATCGGAGCACACGCCGGAGTTTGCAGAAAATGCGTGTTGGTCGCGACGATCACAGCGTCGATTTCGGCGCCGGTGAGCAACGCGTTCGCGATTGCCCGACGCCCGGCCTCGATCGCCATCGACGCAGCAGATTCGTCGTCTCCGGCGAACCGGCGCGTCTTTATCCCCGTGCGGGTGTAAATCCACTCATCGGAGGAATCGATGTTTTCGCAGATCTCGTGATTGGTGACCACACGGTCCGGCCGGTATGCCCCGATGCTCAGCAAACCGATCTTGCCGATGCCGGTGATCTCCGCAATCTCATCCATGGCGGCTCATCCTATGCCCTCGCCGTCGTGGGTGCCCGGGAGTCGCAGCAGCAGCCGCGCCCCGCCCATCGGACTTTCGCCCAATGATGCTGTGCCGCCGTGTAACTCGGCCTGCTGGGCGACCAGAGCCAGCCCCAGTCCGGAGCCCGACCGGGATGCCGTCGACCCGCGGGAGAACCGCTCGAAGACCGTAGCGCGTTCCTCCTCCGGCACACCGCTGCCGTTGTCGTCGATCATGAGCTCCACGCCATAGGCGGAACTGGTTGCGCTGAGCAGGATTTCGGTAGCGCCGCCGTGCTTGACCGCGTTGGCGATGGCGTTGTCGACCACCAGCCGCAACCCCACCGGCAGCCCCACCATCAGCACGGTGGGCGACGGCACCAACGACACGTTGACGCCTGCGTAGACGCGAAGCGCATCGTGCGCCGCCCGATCCAGCAGCTCGGTGATGTCGAACGGGACGAAGTCGTCGACGGTGGTCAGCTCGCTTTGCGCCAGCCGTTCCAGCGCGGAGAGCGTCGCCTCGATGCGGCTCTGGGTGCGCATCACGTCGCCGATCACCTCTTTGCGCTGCTCGGCGGGCAGCTCGAGCGTCGAGAGCACCTCCAGATTGGTGCGCATCGCCGTGAGCGGCGTGCGCAGCTCGTGCGAGGCGACGGCGGCGAAGTCGCGGGCCGACTCCAGCGCGGCCTTGGTGCGCTGCTGCTCGTTGCCGATGCGGGCCAGCATTCCCTCGACCGCTTCGGCGATCTCCACCGCCTCTTGCACGCCGCGGACCTGAACTTCGTCGGGATTGGACTGGGCGTTGATGGCCCGCGCCTGCTGGGCTAGCAGCCGGAACGGATTGACCATCACCAGCGAGATGACCCAGGCGGCCAGAACCGTGCCGATGATGACGCCGCCGCAGATCAACAGCACCCGCAGGTGCAGCTCGTTGATCCGGTGCTGCGCCTCGGCCAAGGGTGCCCCGAGCGCAATCGAGGCATGGCCGGCGGTGAACGTGCGGACCCGGTACTCGACACCATTGACGGTTGTATTGGCGAAGCCGTTGTCGAGCTTGGGCAACACGATGTCGGCGGGCACTGACACGGTCATCGGCCCGATGCGCGCCGTGCGCACCAGATCGCTGTTCGCCGTGGGCTGGTTGGGGTGGCTGAGCAGCGTGCTGATGTCGCCCAGGCTGCTCACCGAGTCGAGTCGCCGGTCCAGCTGACTGTGCTGGTCGTTCGTGACGCCGAACCAGACCCAGGCGCCGAGCGTCAGGACAAGAGCGATCACCGAGAGCGCACCGACGACGACGATGGTGCGCAGCGACAGCATCCGCATCAGCAGCCGATACACCCGATTGCCCGATTCCACGAGGACACATCTTGCCCGACGTCGCAGTTACCGTCGCTGCCCGGCCATATCGGCCATACCCGGCGCGCGGAGCCGTCGTTGCCTGCCTCGTTTCGCCGCGCCGATGACCTCGTTGACGGTCGCCACGATCCGGCGGGGCTCGTCGAGGAATGTCCGTGCCGCGGCGCGGGCGAGTCGTGCCGGCGTGAACACCTGCGACGGGCGAACGTCATGGTTCAAGATCCCAAGCAGCGCCTGGGTGGCGTCGGGATTGGCGGCGATATCCCGCAGCATCCGCCTGATCAGCGGGGACACAGCTCCGGGAGCACCCGTTTCGCGTGCGTACCAATACATTTCGTAGGCGTCGTGGTCGCGCCAACGCCACCATTTTTGTAAGGCCGTATCCGGACTGCTGTTGCCGAGCCCGTCGACGACGGCCGCCGCGAGCTTGTCGGCCTGTCGGAACGCGTCGGCCATACCTTGCCCGGGCGCCGGGTCCTTGAAGTGTCCGGCATCGCCGACGAGCGCCCACCCGGGCCCAGCCGACTGCCGAAAATAGCCGTGCCAGTTGGCAACTACCCGGATCGGGCCAATGCGCCGCGCACCGGCAAGAAGATCCGCCAACTCGGGCCACATCTGAATCCGCGCGGCAAAGCCCTTGTCGCGGTCGGCGTCGAATTCAGCCAGCTCGGGCATGTCGATGCCGAGTGCCGCCATGTACAGATCCCCGTCCGTGGCACCGGCGAGGAAGCCGACGGCGCCCTGCCGGCCGAGCCGCGCGTGGCCTTCCCGATCGCCGACACCTTCGAAATACGCCCAGGCATACAGCTTTCCGGGCGATGTACGGTGGTACTCGCGTGCACCAACGCACGACGCGACCGTCGAGTGGCGGCCGTCGGCGCCCACCACCAACGGCGCGTACACGGGTCCCGAGGACGTCTGCACACCGGTCACCCGGCCGTCGTCTGTGATTAGCTCGGTGACCCGCGATCCGGTGCGCACCTCGGCGCCGCCCGCAGCGGCGGCGTCGACCAGCAGCGCGTCCAGGGTGAGGCGTCGAACGCACAAGGCGGGGCTCAACGGTGCCTCGATGGTCGCGTCGATCCGAACGTCATCGTTCACCAACGAAAGCCGATCGAGCGGTACCGCACCGGCGGCCAAGATCCCGTCGAGCAGCCCGAGTCGGTCCAGGATCTGTACTCCGCAGGGCTGAATCATGTGCGTCGACGGAGTCTCGGACGGAAAGTGCGCCCGGTCGAGCAGGCACACCCTCAAACCCCGGCGCGCCAGCATCGTCGCCAGCGGGGATCCCGCACATCGTGCGCCGATTATCGCCACGTCGAACCGGTCCGCCATGCCAGCTGACCCTACCTAGAAATTAAGGAATCGATAAGGATTTTAAGATAACAGTAAGGGCGCGGTCGGCTTGACACCCCGGACGGGCAGCGACTTCGCTTCGGCTATGCCTGAATTCGAGACACTGCTGTACACGACGGCCGGTCCGGTCGCCACGATCACGCTGAACCGCCCCGAGCAGCTCAACACGATCGTTCCGCCGATGCCCGACGAGATCGAGGCCGCCGTCGGGCTCGCCGAACGCGACCCGGATGTCAAGGTGATCGTGCTGCGGGGTGCGGGGCGGGCGTTCTCCGGCGGCTACGACTTCGGCGGCGGCTTTCAGCACTGGGGCGAGGCCATGATGTCCGACGGGCGCTGGGATCCAGGCAAGGATTTCGCGATGGTCACCGCCCGCGAAACCGGGCCGACAAATAAGTTCATGGCGATCTGGCGGGCGTCCAAACCGGTGATCGCGCAGGTGCACGGCTGGTGTGTGGGCGGCGCAAGCGATTACGCGCTGTGCGCCGACCTGGTGATCGCCAGCGAGGACGCGGTGATCGGCACGCCGTACAGCCGGATGTGGGGCGCCTATCTGACCGGGATGTGGCTGTATCGGCTCAGCCTGGCCAAGGTCAAATGGCATTCGCTGACCGGCCGGCCGCTGACCGGGGTGCAGGCCGCCGAGGTCGAGCTGATCAACGAGGCGGTGCCGTTCGAGCGGCTCGAGGCGCGGGTTGCCGAGATCGCTTTGGAGTTGTCGCGAATTCCCTTGTCGCAGTTGCGTGCTCAGAAGCTGATCGTCAACCAAGCCTACGAGAACATGGGGCTGGCCACCACCCAGATGCTCGGCGGCATCCTCGACGGCCTGATGCGCAACACGCCCGAGGCGCTCGAGTTCATCCAGACCGCCGCCACCGAGGGCGTGCGCGCCGCGATCGAGCGCCGCGACGGCCCGTTCGGCGACTACAGCCAGGCCCCGCCCGAGCTAAGGCCCGACCCGTCGCACGTGATCGTGCCGTAGATCTATTTGGCGGTGCGGCGCGGACGCGCCAGCGCCATCTTCGTCATCATCCGGTTCATGCGAGCGAGCGCTTTGAGCGAATTGTGGTAGTAGTTGCCGCCGGCGCCGAGGTTGGTGCGCGGCGCGACGACGGTCTCGACGCGGCAGTACTTGCGCATGCCGTCGGCGCCGCCGAACCGCGCGCCGATGCCCGACGCCTTCCAGCCGCCCATCGGCGCGGTGGTGCACATCAGGTTGGAAATCACGTCGTTGATGTTGACTGCCCCGCAATCAAGTTGCAGCGCAATATCTTTGGCCCGCTCGACGTCGCGGGAGAACACCGAGGCGCTCAGCCCGTACTCGCTGTCGTTGGCCAGCCGGATCGCTTCCACGACCGAGCCGACCTTCATGATCGGCAGCGTCGGGCCGAACGTCTCCTCGGTCATGCAGGCCATCGAGTGGTCGACGTCGACGAGCACCGTGGGCGGGTAGAAACTGCCCGGCCCGTCGGGGACCTGCCCGCCCGTCAACACCCGCGCCCCTTTGGCTTTGGCGTCGGCGACGTGGCGCTCGGTGACGGCGCGTTGCCCCTCGTCGATCAGCGCACCGAAATGCCCGTCGCCGCCGACCCGCAACGCCTTGACGTCGCGAACCACAGCCTCAACGAACTGGTCGTACACCGGCTCCAGGACGTAGACCCGCTCGACCGAGACGCAGGTCTGGCCGGCGTTGAACATCGCGCCCCATACCGCGGCGTGCGCGGCCAGCTCGATGTCGGCGTCGTCGCACACGATCATCGGGTCCTTGCCGCCCAGCTCCAGGCTGACCGGCGTCAGCCGGCGGGCGGCGCGCTCCATCACCTTGCGTCCGGTCGCGCTGGATCCGGTGAACTGCACGAAGTCGGCGTTGTCGATGACGGCCTCGGAGACGTCGCGGGCGCCTTGAGCCAGCGCGAGCACGTCGGGGGCACCGGACTCCAGCCAGCCGCGCCGCAGCACCTCGGCGGTCAGCGGGGTGCGCTCGGACGGCTTGAGCAGCACCGCACATCCCGCCGCCAGGGCGCCGATGGCGTCCATCAGCGCGTTGGCCACCGGGTAGTTCCACGGCGCGATGATCCCGACGACCGGCCGGGGCCGGTAGTGCACGGTGATCTTCTTGATCGCCAGGAACGGCAGCGCCGCGGGCCGACTTTCGGGTGCCAGCGCCTTTTCCATCGTCTTGACGACGTACGCCAGGATCATGATCAGCAGTGGGACCTCTTGTGCGGCGTCGACGGCCGACTTGCCGGTCTCTTTGATCAGCAGCTCTTCGATCTCGTCGCGATGCTCACCGAGCCACACCGCGAAGCGGGCCAGTGCCTTGGCGCGCCCCTTGGCCCCGCGCTGCTCCCATTCGCGTTGCGCCTTGCGCAGTCCCTCCGCAATCGTCGGCACGTCGGCCGGATCGGTCCAGTGCACTTCGCCGGCTACCGCGCCGGTGGCGGGGTTGAGGATGGTGCCGGTGCCGGAGAATTCCTGAGTTGTGATGGCGGTCATAGCCGCCATGCTAACCGGGCTCGACAGGTGTCAAGTCCGGCCCCGCCCAATCGCCGGCCCCCTCCTCGTCAGACCGGTCTGACTCGTCAGGCCCGGCGGTGCGCGATACCCAATACATAGGCCGCCTGCCCCAGATGCTGGGCGCAGTCGTCGATGACGCTGACCAGCCGAACGCTGGCGGTCACCGGCGGATCCCAGTTGGTATCCACGACGCGGCGTAATTCGTCGGCGGTGACGTTGTTGACGTACTCCAGCGTCAGATCGTGCACCGCGTGGTAGTAGCCGGCCAGCAGGTCAGCAGGTGCCCGCACCTTCCCGACGTCCTCGGGGCTGTGCCCGTAGCCGGTGTCGTCGCGCGGCAGGTCCAGGCCGAAGCGGTCCACCCAGCCGTCGCGAGTCCACGCCTGCTCGACACCCGCGATGTCGGCGACCTGCACATCCTGGACCCGGGCGCTGTGCCAGATCAGCCAGGCGATGCTGTTGGCGTTGGGACTGGGCCGGTATCGGGACTCTTCGTCGGTCAGACCGTCAGTGAGTTCGTCGACATGCTCAATCAAGCGGGTGAACGCGTCACGGAGCAATTCCTTGGCGGCAGCATCGGATTCAGCCATGAAAGCGACGCTACGCCCCGTGGAAGACGGCTTCGACGTTGTTGCCGTCGGGATCTCGCACGAACGCGCCGAAGTAGCCCAGGTGGTACTCGGGCCAGAGCCGCGGCGCGTGCAGCGACTCGGCGCCGAGCTCCAGCGCGGCGTCGTAGAACGCCTTCACCGCCTCCTCGTCGGCGGCTTGGAAGGCGACGTGGATTTCGCGGTTGGGACCCATGCCGGCGCCCTCGGCGATCCAGAACGCCGGATGGCCGTCCCGGCCGTATCCGATGGCCTCGCCGAAATCCATCTGCCGGGTGTAGCCGAGGACGCCGAGTACCCCGTCGTAGAACCGTTGGGCTTTGGCGTAGTCGGCGCAGTTGATGCCGAAGTGATCGATCATGGGCTAGAGCCTGGCATGAGCCACCGACACGGTCGTAGATTAATTAGATGACCTACGACCTCGTCATCCGCAACGGCACGATCGTGGACGGGTTGGGGGGTGAGCCCTACGTCGGCGACGTCGGGGTGCGCGGCGGCGTGATCGCGGCGGTCGGGACCGTTTCCGGGGGCGGTGCCCGCGAGATCGACGCCACCGGACTCTTGGTCACCCCCGGCTTCGTCGACCTACACACCCACTACGACGGGCAGGCGATCTGGTCGGACCGGCTGAACCCATCGTCGGCGCACGGGGTGACGACGGTCGTGATGGGCAACTGTGGGGTCGGTTTTGCGCCGTGCCGCCGCGAGGACCACGACGTGCTCGTCGACGTGATGGCCGGCGTGGAGGACATTCCCGGCGTCGTGATGACCGACGGGCTGCCCTGGACGTGGGAGACCTTCGGCGAGTACATGGACGCGTTGGACGCGGGCCGGCGCGACATTGATGTGGCCGCCTACCTGCCGCATTCGCCGCTGCGGGTCTACGTGATGGGCGAGCGGGGCGCCAACCGTGAGCCGGCGACCGCCGAGGACCTGGCGAAGATGCGGGCGCTAGCCAAGGAGGCCGTCGAGGTCGGGGCACTGGGCTTCGCGTCGTCGCGGCTGGCCACCCACCGCACCGAAGGCGGACAGCAGATCCCCAGCTACAACGCCGCCTACGACGAGATCCTCGAGATCGGGCGCGGCATCGCCGACGGCGGCGGCGGGCTGATCCAGTTCGTGCCCGACATCCCGGCCGGCGGTTATCAGCCTGTGCTGCAGCAGGTGTTCGACGCCGCAGGCGATGTCGGCCTGCCGGTGACGTTCACGCTAGTGATCGGCAACGCCGGCGACCCGATGTGGGAAGACGCTGTGACGATGATCGAGAAGGCCAACGGAGCCGGTGGCCAAGTCACCGCGCAGGTCTTGCCGCGGCCGATCGGGCTGATGATCGGTCTGAACCTCACCGTCAACCCGTTCATGCTGTACCCGAGCTACCGGGAGATCGCCGACCTGCCGTTGGCCGAGCGGGTCGCCGTGATGCGCAAACCTGAAGTGCGGCAACGGATTCTGGCCGACAAGCCGACCGAGGCTGCGATGAACCCGCTGTTCTATCTGGCGCAGGCCTGGGACTGGATCTTCCCGCTCGGCGAGGATCCCGACTATGAGCCCGACGCGGCGAACAGCATCGCCGCGCGTGCCCGGGCCCGCGGTGTTTCGCCGCTGGAGGAGGCCTACGATCGGCTGCTCGACGACGATGGCAACGCGATTCTGCTCGGTGCGATGGCCAACTTCCAGGGCGCGTCGCTTTCCACCGTCGGCGAGCTCTTGCGGCGCGACGACGTTGTGCTGGGCCTTGGCGACGGCGGGGCGCATTACGGAATGATCTGCGACGCAAGCTATTCCACGTATCTGCTGACGCACTGGACCCGCGACCGGGCGTCCGGCCGGCTGTCCGTCGCCGAGGCGGTCCGCGAGCTGACGTCGGTGCCGGCGCGGGTCGCCGGGTTGGGTGATCGCGGCCGTGTCGCCGTGGGCTACAAGGCCGACCTCAACGTCATCGACCACGGGCGGCTGCGGCTGCACAAGCCGGTGGTCACCCACGACCTGCCCGCGGGCGGGCGGCGGCTCGACCAGACCGCCGACGGGTATGTCGCGACCATCGTGTCCGGTGAGGTGATCGCCGAGAACGGTGTGCCGACGGAAGCGCGGCCGGGCCGACTGGTCCGCGGCCGTCAACCCGCGCCGGTCGCTCAGAGCTGAGACTGCGGTTTCGTACGCGACACGCCGCGGGCGCGTAGAAATCCGCAGAGTCACCACGTTTTTGGACAGCCACGCGCAAGTAGGGCGGCGCCGACGCGGTTGAGGAACACTCGCGGCGTGCGATGCACCATGCCACCGGTAACTCTGATATCGGCCCAACCCAACTCGGGCAGCCTGGCGTACCGCTCGACATCCCACCTCCGCTGCTTGGGATCGGTCCAGTGGTGGGCGCCTTCAAAGTCCACGCCGACACGGTATTCACGCCAGCCCATATCGATGCGAGCGAACAGCTGACCGTATTCGTCGTATACCTCGATCTCGGTCTCTGGGCGCGGAAAACCCGCTTGCATCAACAACAAACGAGTCAGCGACTCGTATGGCGATTCGGCACCGCCGTCGACGAACGTCAGCGTGCGAGCCAGCTGAGCTAAGCCGCGAACACCTGGATGCGACGCGGCAATGCGCTCGATGTCCGCGACTTTGAGGTCGGTCGCGTTCATCAGCGCATCGACCCGTTGCACGCCTTCGACAAGGGGTAACCGCCGGCCCACGTCGAACGCGGTGCGGGCCGGCGTCGTCACGGTCATGCCGGCGATGCTCTGCGTTTCACCGGCTCCCAGCCTGTCCGCATAGACCACGAGCAGCGGCGGTGTCCGCTGGTTGCGATGGATCAACTCAGCGGGCAGATCCGGCTCGACCCACTTCGCGCCAAGCACGGTTTGGGCGGACAGCCCTGCGACCACACCACGTCGTCGGGACCACAGCCACGCCGCTCGTGCCCGCTCGACCGCCGAAAGCTCCGCGCCGCGCAACGCATAGACACCGGGATAAACGGGGCAGTAGAAGCGCCGCAGCTCCCGGACAGTCAGCAATCCGGCATCGATCGCCTCGGCGCCCCGGAACGGCCAGTCGATTTCGCCCACCGTCCGCATCCTGGCTGCGGGCCCCGCAAGCCGCTTACAGTTGTCCACATGGGCGCCAAGAAGGTGGATCTGCAAAGGCTGGCCGCGGCGCTGGGCGACTTTCCGTTGGCCTACCTGATCACCGTCGACGACGACTACCGCGCACACACTGTGACGGTCGAGCCGGAGTTGCGCGGCGGCGTGCTAGATGTCGGGTTGATCGGCGGGCGCACCACCAAGAACCTGGCCAACCGCGCCGACGTCACGCTGCTGTGGCCGCCGCGTGAGGTGGGCGGATACTCCTTGATCGTCGAGGGGCGGGCTGAGGTAACCGAGGCGGGCGACGACACCATCCGGCTTGCAGTGGTGCCGACCCGGGCGCTTCTGCATCGCAACGCCGACTCGCCCTCCGCAGCGAAAGGCTGCCTGCACGACTGCGTGGTGTTCAGCGAGCCCGCCTAACCCGTCGACTCTGCGGATTTGTACGCCGCACCGGCCTGTCCCGTACAAAACCGCAGTGTCGGAGCCGTCGGCAACGAAAAAGCCCGGCCTGCAACGCAGGCCGGGCTTTCCCGAAAGGCGACTCTTAGAAGTCCATGCCGCCCATGTCACCGCCACCGGGCATGGCGGCCTTCTCCTTCTCCGGCTTGTCCGCGACGACGGCCTCCGTGGTCAAGAACAGGCCCGCGATCGACGCGGCGTTCTGCAGCGCCGAACGGGTGACCTTGACCGGGTCGGCGACGCCGGCCTTCAGCAGGTCCTCGTACTCGCCGGTCGCGGCGTTGAGACCGTGACCCGCAGGCAGGTTGCGGACCTTCTCCGCGACCACGCCGGGCTCCAGACCCGAGTTGAACGCGATCTGCTTCAGCGGAGCCTCCAGCGCCACCTTGACGATGTTGGCGCCGGTCGCCTCGTCGCCCTCGAGCTTGAGCTCGTCGAGCGTCGGGGCCGCCTGCAGCAGGGTCACGCCACCGCCGGCGACGATGCCCTCCTCGACCGCGGCCTTGGCGTTGCGCACCGCGTCCTCGATGCGGTGCTTGCGCTCCTTGAGCTCCACCTCGGTGGCAGCCCCGGCCTTGATCACCGCAACGCCGCCGGCCAGCTTGGCCAGCCGCTCCTGCAACTTCTCGCGGTCGTAGTCGGAGTCGCTGTTCTCGATCTCCTGGCGGATCTGGGCCACCCGACCGGCGATGGCGTCGGAGTCACCGGCACCCTCGACGATCGTGGTCTCGTCCTTGGTGACGACGACCTTGCGGGCCTTACCCAGCAGCGACAGGTCGGCGTTCTCCAGCGTCAGGCCGACCTCTTCGCTGATGACCTGGCCGCCGGTGAGGATCGCCATGTCCTGCAGCATCGCCTTGCGGCGGTCACCGAAGCCGGGGGCCTTGACCGCCACCGACTTGAAGGTGCCGCGGATCTTGTTGACGACCAGGGTGCTCAAAGCCTCGCCCTCGACGTCCTCGGCGATGATCAGCAGCGGCTTGCCCGCCTGGATGACCTTCTCCAGCAGCGGCAGCAGGTCCTTGACCGTCGACACCTTGGAGCTGACCAGCAGGATGTAGGGCTCCTCGAGCACCGCCTCCTGCCGCTCGGCGTCGGTGACGAAGTACCCCGAGATGTAGCCCTTGTCGAAGCGCATACCCTCGGTGAGCTCGAGCTGCAGGCCGAAGGTGTTGGACTCCTCGACGGTGATGACACCCTCGTTGCCGACCTTGTCCATCGCCTCGGCGATCAGGTCGCCGATCGACTGGTCGCCGGCGGAGATGGCCGCGGTGGCAGCGATCTGCTCCTTGGTCTCGACCTCCTTGGCGCCCTTGAGCAGCGTCTCGGTGACCTTCTCGACGGCCTTCTCGATGCCGCGCTTCAGGCCCAGCGGGTTGGCACCGGCGGCGACGTTGCGCAGGCCCTCCTTGACCAGCGCCTGGGCCAGCACGGTGGCCGTCGTCGTACCGTCACCCGCGACGTCGTCGGTCTTCTTGGCGACTTCCTTGACCAGCTCGGCGCCGATCTTCTCGTAGGGGTCCTCCAGCTCGATCTCCTTGGCGATGGAAACCCCATCGTTGGTGATCGTGGGAGCGCCCCACTTCTTCTCCAGGACGACGTTGCGGCCCTTGGGGCCCAGCGTCACCTTTACCGCGTCGGCGAGGCTGTTCAGGCCCCGCTCGAGGCCGCGACGGGCCTCTTCGTCGTACGCAATTGTCTTGGCCATTGCGAAGTGATTCCTCCGGATTGGGGATGACACGTCCTGGCCGGGTGCAGTGCCCGCGACGGACGATCCTGAGCTGGATCTCACCGTCCCGACCTAGCACTCACCGGTCGCGAGTGCCAAGTCATTCTTAGCACTCGCCTATGGAGAGTGCAAGAACACCGATCGCCTGACGGTGGCCTGTTCGCGGTGCTCTAATTCACGACATGGTTATTAATTCGCTGGGCAGGCTGGCCACCGCCGTTGCGCTGGGTGGGGGCCTGCTGCTGGCGGCTCCCGGGACAGCATCGGCGTCGGTCCCGGTCGTGTTCGAGTTGACCGGCACCTTCACCGAAGGTGTGCTGGTGTCCTACACAGGAGCCAATGACGAGCCCGAGGTCGCCAACAATGTGGGCCTGCCGTGGTCGACGGCATTCGACTACGACGGCAGCTCTCGCTTGCTGACGTTCAGCGGCATACACGCCGGCGGTGATCCGGGCTCGGTCACCTGTCGGCTGTCGGTGGGCGGGCGACAAGTCGTCACGCAGACCAACAATGCCCC includes these proteins:
- a CDS encoding pyridoxamine 5'-phosphate oxidase family protein — translated: MGAKKVDLQRLAAALGDFPLAYLITVDDDYRAHTVTVEPELRGGVLDVGLIGGRTTKNLANRADVTLLWPPREVGGYSLIVEGRAEVTEAGDDTIRLAVVPTRALLHRNADSPSAAKGCLHDCVVFSEPA
- a CDS encoding N-acyl-D-amino-acid deacylase family protein, with translation MTYDLVIRNGTIVDGLGGEPYVGDVGVRGGVIAAVGTVSGGGAREIDATGLLVTPGFVDLHTHYDGQAIWSDRLNPSSAHGVTTVVMGNCGVGFAPCRREDHDVLVDVMAGVEDIPGVVMTDGLPWTWETFGEYMDALDAGRRDIDVAAYLPHSPLRVYVMGERGANREPATAEDLAKMRALAKEAVEVGALGFASSRLATHRTEGGQQIPSYNAAYDEILEIGRGIADGGGGLIQFVPDIPAGGYQPVLQQVFDAAGDVGLPVTFTLVIGNAGDPMWEDAVTMIEKANGAGGQVTAQVLPRPIGLMIGLNLTVNPFMLYPSYREIADLPLAERVAVMRKPEVRQRILADKPTEAAMNPLFYLAQAWDWIFPLGEDPDYEPDAANSIAARARARGVSPLEEAYDRLLDDDGNAILLGAMANFQGASLSTVGELLRRDDVVLGLGDGGAHYGMICDASYSTYLLTHWTRDRASGRLSVAEAVRELTSVPARVAGLGDRGRVAVGYKADLNVIDHGRLRLHKPVVTHDLPAGGRRLDQTADGYVATIVSGEVIAENGVPTEARPGRLVRGRQPAPVAQS
- a CDS encoding MmpS family transport accessory protein, with the translated sequence MVINSLGRLATAVALGGGLLLAAPGTASASVPVVFELTGTFTEGVLVSYTGANDEPEVANNVGLPWSTAFDYDGSSRLLTFSGIHAGGDPGSVTCRLSVGGRQVVTQTNNAPRSAGTGAVCHYVTGR
- the groL gene encoding chaperonin GroEL (60 kDa chaperone family; promotes refolding of misfolded polypeptides especially under stressful conditions; forms two stacked rings of heptamers to form a barrel-shaped 14mer; ends can be capped by GroES; misfolded proteins enter the barrel where they are refolded when GroES binds); this encodes MAKTIAYDEEARRGLERGLNSLADAVKVTLGPKGRNVVLEKKWGAPTITNDGVSIAKEIELEDPYEKIGAELVKEVAKKTDDVAGDGTTTATVLAQALVKEGLRNVAAGANPLGLKRGIEKAVEKVTETLLKGAKEVETKEQIAATAAISAGDQSIGDLIAEAMDKVGNEGVITVEESNTFGLQLELTEGMRFDKGYISGYFVTDAERQEAVLEEPYILLVSSKVSTVKDLLPLLEKVIQAGKPLLIIAEDVEGEALSTLVVNKIRGTFKSVAVKAPGFGDRRKAMLQDMAILTGGQVISEEVGLTLENADLSLLGKARKVVVTKDETTIVEGAGDSDAIAGRVAQIRQEIENSDSDYDREKLQERLAKLAGGVAVIKAGAATEVELKERKHRIEDAVRNAKAAVEEGIVAGGGVTLLQAAPTLDELKLEGDEATGANIVKVALEAPLKQIAFNSGLEPGVVAEKVRNLPAGHGLNAATGEYEDLLKAGVADPVKVTRSALQNAASIAGLFLTTEAVVADKPEKEKAAMPGGGDMGGMDF